From the Drechmeria coniospora strain ARSEF 6962 chromosome 02, whole genome shotgun sequence genome, the window ATGTGCACGTGAGAGTGCATGGTTCCTAGCACAGCACGTACTGAAGGACTTgtactctacggagtactgtacttactgaagcaatacctagtaatactaggtacctagtaggtacttgtggGTATGGAGAACGTTCAACCACTGTAGTTTGTGCTCCGAgaatatacatgtacagtaatactccgtactccgttcttgtactccgtacatactagtaaatacagtacagttagttacaagtactgcaagtgctgatgtaagtgctgtactgtaagtgctgtagttagttgcaggtgctgcaaTACAACACAACTagtccttgtacttgtacctgagtacatgcatacctGGAGCGGGGCATCCCTCCACCCGCCACTTCACGCCGGCCACACCGCCTTGGTCGACCCCATTCCAAATTAGCCCGACCAGAATGGCAGAAATTTTAGACTCTTTCGATGAGCGCCGCAGACGAGGCAGCAAGATTCTCCATCAGCCAGCAAGCTCCAGAGTCTCAGCGCAATCATGTCCACGGTCGATGAGGTTCCCAGCCTCGTGTCGGCCTCGAAGCTGGAAAAGCCCCTTGGAATGCGCAAGAATGGTGAGGATCCGATGCCATCACTGCCGAGCCAGCCAGCGAAACGAGACTGACGGACAGACGGCAGGCAAGCAGTGGCATGCACAGAAAAAGGCTTTCCGGCCAACCGCAGGCTTGACGTCGTACGACAAGCGAGTGAAGCAGCGCAACGAGATGACCATGATGAAGGCCAAGGAAAAGGAGATGAAAGAGGAAAAGGAACAGCTGCGCCAGGTACGTCTGCCGTCCCGACACATACCAAGTCATGTTGGGCTCACAGGCATGTCTCATGCTGTAGGACCGTATCCAAGCCATACGAGACAAACGAGCCAAGAAGGAAGAAAAAGAGAGGTATGAAAAGATGGCCGAGACGATGCACCGAAAGAGAATCGAGCGATTGAAGAGGAAAGAGAAGCGGAACAAGCTGCTGAATTCCTGAGTCGACccttcggcgccgtcgcaggcaggcaggcgttCCCGTCCTTTGGCGTTGTGGAGTTTGGCAAGCCCATGTTCAGGTAGCTTGGTAGCGAACGGTGCGTCGTGTCCAATATAGATTGTGattctacggagtagtgaCTGCCGGCATTCAACCAAGACGGGCAGAACAGGATGTGATGTGACGTGACGCCCTGGCCATGGTTCCTGCGATGCGCGGGGCAAACCACAGTTAGTCCTGCCAGTACAAAATACAGGGCAGTGGAAGGAAGCGACCAGGTGATTACAGTGAAGACGCCAGCAGGGCAACCCCGCCGAGCCGGTCCGTCCTGccccacggcgacgacgacccgtACTTGAGTATATAAGGACACGACAACCACTCAGTACCACCCACATCCAACCACGACACCACCATTTTGACTTCAGCGGCATCAACATCGCAATGGCCAACAGCGGAATGACCGAGACGCAAATGGACGAAAAGGCCATCGAGCATGCAAAGACTCGGTCCAACGTGCCATGGTGCGATGACTACAAAAAGATGATCTCGGGCATGCGGTAATCATTCCCCCGTCGGGCCGTTTCCACGACCCATGATCGAGGAGCCCGTCGACCGGCCAGCTAACCGTCTCGTCTTCCTCAGGTACGACGCGCAGGTCCCTGAGCTCGCCGAAGGACGCTTCGAGGCCCGGAAGCTCATGAGAAAGTACAACACGCATTtccccgacgacgcgacgTTGGAGTCGCTCACGGCCGATCGCGAGGAGATGCTCCGGCAATCGTTTGGCAGAGTCGGCAAGAGCCCCTTTATCGAACCGCCGCTGAACTTTGACTACGGCTGCAACATTGCCATTGGCGACAATTTTTACTCCAACTTCAAGTTCGTCACCAACCCCGACCGTCGATGAATGTCGTGCTGGCGGCCATGGACGAGTCAGGGGACGAAGCAGAGGAGGCTGACAAactcggcagcctcgtcatcctcgactgCGGCATGGTCACGATTGGCAACCGTGTCCAGTTCGGACCCTTTGTTTCCATCTTTGCCGCCACGCACCCGACGGACGTCCAGGCacggcgcgacggcgccgagcatgcGGGGACGGTCAACATTGGCGACGACTGCTGGATCGGCGGGAACACGACCATCATGCCGGGCGTCACCATCGGCAAGGGCTgcaccatcggcgccggaAGCATCGTGACCCGGTCGATCCCCGACTTtaccgtcgccatcggctcgCCGGCCAAGGTGGTCAAGACGGTGGAAGCCGTACCGGATAAATGAGCAAcgatgcacatgcacagcacacgCACGGatgcatgcacagcacacGAATGGATGCATGCAAAGCACCCGAATAGAAGCATGGAGAGCACACGAATAGATGCATGGAGAGCACACGAAGAGATGCATACAAAGCACACGAAGaggtgcatgcacagcacacgaataggtgcatgcacagcacaAGCATAGATGTATGCATACAAACCCACTTGTACACGCATAGACGCACGAATGGAATACCATGATGGATTTTTGACATGAGAAACGCACGAATAGACGCACGAATG encodes:
- a CDS encoding putative protein CGRA — encoded protein: MSTVDEVPSLVSASKLEKPLGMRKNGKQWHAQKKAFRPTAGLTSYDKRVKQRNEMTMMKAKEKEMKEEKEQLRQDRIQAIRDKRAKKEEKERYEKMAETMHRKRIERLKRKEKRNKLLNS
- a CDS encoding sugar O-acetyltransferase, translating into MANSGMTETQMDEKAIEHAKTRSNVPWCDDYKKMISGMRYDAQVPELAEGRFEARKLMRKYNTHFPDDATLESLTADREEMLRQSFGRVGKSPFIEPPLNFDYGCNIAIGDNFYSNFNLVILDCGMVTIGNRVQFGPFVSIFAATHPTDVQARRDGAEHAGTVNIGDDCWIGGNTTIMPGVTIGKGCTIGAGSIVTRSIPDFTVAIGSPAKVVKTVEAVPDK